The following are encoded in a window of Nibricoccus aquaticus genomic DNA:
- a CDS encoding ABC transporter substrate-binding protein — MKTSLFRRSIACLGFAFVSLTAVVAAAEKKLTVGFAQTGAESAWRTANTNSMKTEADKRGINLKFADGQGQLENQIRAVRSFVTQRVDVIVIAPIKTTGWDNVLREAKRAKIPVVIMDRQIETTDETLFHCFVGSNFYEEGQMAVEWLAKNRDERTKIVELQGTPGSAAANDRRKAFADGLAKHSDLKIIDSQSGDFSRAKGKEVMEAFLKKHGKAIEIVYAHNDDMALGAIQAIEEAGLKPGKDIIIVSVDAIKEAVQAVADGKISVTVECNPLFGPKIYDTIDKILKGEKVERVSYNKDELFDSTNAAARVSTREY, encoded by the coding sequence ATGAAAACCTCCCTGTTCCGCCGCTCGATCGCCTGCCTCGGTTTCGCCTTCGTTTCGCTGACCGCCGTGGTGGCCGCCGCCGAGAAAAAACTCACCGTCGGCTTCGCGCAGACGGGTGCCGAAAGCGCCTGGCGCACGGCCAACACCAACTCAATGAAGACCGAGGCCGACAAGCGCGGCATCAACCTCAAGTTCGCCGACGGCCAGGGCCAGCTCGAGAATCAGATCCGCGCGGTGCGCTCGTTTGTCACGCAGCGTGTCGACGTCATCGTGATCGCGCCTATCAAGACGACCGGCTGGGACAATGTTCTCCGCGAAGCCAAGCGCGCCAAGATCCCGGTCGTGATCATGGACCGCCAGATCGAGACCACTGATGAAACGCTGTTCCACTGCTTCGTCGGTTCCAATTTCTACGAAGAAGGCCAGATGGCCGTTGAGTGGCTCGCCAAGAACCGCGACGAGCGCACCAAGATCGTCGAGCTCCAGGGAACGCCCGGTTCCGCCGCCGCCAACGACCGCCGCAAAGCTTTCGCCGACGGACTCGCGAAACACTCCGATCTTAAGATCATCGATTCCCAGAGCGGCGACTTCAGCCGCGCCAAGGGCAAGGAAGTCATGGAGGCCTTCCTCAAGAAACACGGCAAAGCCATCGAGATCGTCTACGCGCACAACGACGATATGGCGCTCGGCGCGATCCAGGCCATCGAGGAAGCCGGCCTGAAACCCGGCAAGGACATCATCATCGTTTCCGTCGACGCTATTAAAGAAGCCGTGCAGGCCGTGGCCGACGGCAAGATCAGCGTCACCGTCGAGTGCAATCCTCTCTTCGGACCGAAAATCTACGACACCATCGACAAGATTTTGAAGGGCGAGAAGGTCGAACGCGTTTCCTACAACAAGGACGAGCTCTTCGACTCCACCAACGCCGCCGCCCGCGTCAGCACCCGCGAATACTGA
- a CDS encoding glycosyltransferase encodes MPLKILHSIRSVNPHGGGPVEAIKQLAAVNKAAGHTIEVVCLDAPEDPWVKAFPLPCHAMGPSKGSYGYSSKLVPWLREHRRDYDAVVVDGLWQYHAFGVWRALHGTDTPYHVFTHGMLDPWFKRTYPLKHLKKWFYWPWGDYRVLRDARAVLFTCEEEKRLARESFWLYRCNERVVNLGTGAPIGEPQSQRVLFEEKFPEVRGKHCLLFLGRVHVKKGNDLLFHALADVLKSGQSPELADWHLIIAGPNDHPYGQEMKALAEKLGLSARVTWTGMLTGDLKWGAFHRAQAFVLPSHQENFGIAVAEALACRVPVLISNKVNIWREIEQDGAGIIENDDVAGATKLLTRWLVLSPSERDAMRERALVSFSTRFHVEQSAKSLIAVLEGR; translated from the coding sequence ATGCCGCTGAAAATCCTGCACTCGATCCGTTCCGTGAATCCGCATGGGGGCGGTCCGGTGGAGGCGATCAAGCAGCTGGCAGCGGTGAATAAAGCGGCCGGGCACACAATCGAGGTCGTTTGTCTCGATGCGCCGGAAGATCCGTGGGTGAAGGCGTTTCCGCTGCCGTGTCACGCGATGGGACCGTCGAAAGGTAGCTATGGTTATTCGAGCAAGCTCGTGCCTTGGCTGCGGGAGCATCGGCGCGATTATGATGCTGTCGTGGTGGATGGGCTCTGGCAGTATCACGCATTCGGCGTGTGGAGGGCGCTGCATGGGACGGACACGCCGTATCATGTTTTCACGCACGGGATGCTCGATCCGTGGTTCAAGCGGACATATCCGCTGAAGCATCTCAAGAAATGGTTTTACTGGCCGTGGGGTGACTATCGCGTGCTGCGAGATGCGCGGGCGGTGTTGTTCACGTGCGAAGAGGAGAAGCGGCTGGCGCGGGAGTCGTTCTGGCTCTACCGCTGCAATGAGCGCGTGGTGAATCTCGGCACCGGTGCGCCGATCGGGGAGCCGCAGAGCCAGCGAGTATTATTCGAGGAGAAATTTCCTGAGGTTCGCGGGAAACACTGTCTGCTCTTTCTAGGGCGTGTTCATGTGAAGAAGGGCAATGATCTGCTTTTCCATGCTCTCGCGGATGTTCTCAAATCCGGCCAATCGCCTGAGCTGGCCGACTGGCACTTGATCATCGCGGGACCGAACGACCATCCGTACGGACAGGAGATGAAAGCACTCGCGGAAAAACTCGGGCTGTCGGCTCGCGTGACGTGGACGGGCATGCTCACCGGCGATTTGAAGTGGGGCGCGTTTCACCGAGCCCAGGCATTTGTGCTGCCTTCGCACCAGGAAAATTTCGGCATCGCCGTGGCTGAGGCGCTCGCGTGCCGCGTGCCGGTACTGATCTCTAATAAGGTGAACATCTGGCGCGAGATCGAGCAGGACGGTGCGGGCATCATCGAGAACGACGATGTCGCCGGCGCCACGAAGCTGCTCACGCGCTGGCTCGTGCTTTCTCCGTCGGAACGCGATGCGATGCGGGAGCGCGCGCTGGTGAGTTTCTCGACGCGTTTCCATGTCGAGCAGAGTGCGAAATCGCTCATTGCCGTGCTTGAGGGGCGTTGA
- a CDS encoding sugar transferase, whose product MLKHRQEGLISLHGFIVTVLLGGIFLLWAALIEASGLIQFASETNIKLYFLGVIGGTLISARSYHTMAGRIGYLNWIELFQITQRQLVRIALVLFFVAFATKDINISRVFLGSFLAIAAAVLYLANCFLPGLISRFFFKDHAVRTLFVGSPEEVRKLRGWINQKAHLGVEPVGFLCNESGNNVIDGLPCFGRVDDLKSVIEQNQIGQIVLLQFYLGQEASNAVVQVAQRAGTRVRLYNNLNSYYDHPVSVDHEGEYTFFTLDDEPLQNPVNRVLKRALDIAVSLPVVLFVLPPLTIFVWMMQRTQSPGPIFYPQLRSGINKRRFNIWKFRTMNAAQTKTQQTVQAKVGDSRIYAFGRFLRRTSLDEVPQFLNVLLGEMSVSGPRPHMIEHDAEFAKLLRNYYSRHYVKPGITGLAQSKGFRGEISEVSLLEKRVGYDLVYINNWSLLLDIKILFATAWQVIFPPKTAY is encoded by the coding sequence ATGCTCAAACATCGCCAAGAAGGACTCATCTCACTCCACGGGTTCATCGTGACTGTGCTGCTGGGCGGCATCTTTCTCCTGTGGGCAGCACTCATCGAAGCGAGCGGCCTCATCCAGTTCGCGAGCGAGACAAACATTAAGCTCTATTTTCTTGGCGTCATCGGCGGCACTTTGATCAGCGCCCGCAGCTACCACACGATGGCCGGTCGTATCGGTTATCTGAACTGGATCGAACTCTTCCAGATCACCCAGCGTCAGCTGGTCCGCATCGCCCTCGTCCTCTTCTTCGTGGCCTTCGCTACCAAGGACATCAACATCAGCCGCGTTTTCCTCGGTTCCTTTTTGGCTATTGCCGCCGCTGTCCTTTACCTCGCGAACTGCTTCCTCCCCGGCCTCATCTCCCGCTTCTTCTTCAAAGATCACGCCGTCCGCACACTCTTCGTCGGTTCGCCCGAGGAAGTTCGTAAACTCAGAGGCTGGATCAACCAAAAGGCCCACCTCGGCGTCGAACCCGTTGGCTTCCTTTGCAACGAATCCGGCAACAACGTGATCGACGGCCTCCCCTGCTTTGGACGCGTCGATGACCTCAAGTCCGTCATCGAACAAAACCAGATCGGCCAGATCGTCCTCCTCCAATTTTACCTCGGTCAGGAAGCGTCCAACGCAGTTGTCCAAGTCGCCCAGCGCGCCGGCACCCGCGTCCGCCTCTACAACAATCTCAACTCGTACTACGACCATCCTGTCAGCGTCGATCACGAGGGCGAATACACCTTCTTCACGCTCGACGACGAACCGCTCCAGAATCCCGTCAACCGCGTGCTCAAACGCGCCCTCGACATCGCCGTTTCCCTCCCAGTCGTCCTTTTCGTTCTCCCTCCGCTCACGATCTTCGTCTGGATGATGCAACGCACCCAATCGCCCGGCCCGATCTTCTATCCGCAGCTTCGCTCCGGCATCAACAAACGCCGCTTCAACATCTGGAAATTCCGCACCATGAACGCGGCCCAGACCAAGACCCAGCAGACCGTACAGGCCAAGGTCGGCGACTCCCGCATCTACGCTTTCGGCCGCTTCCTCCGCCGCACCAGTCTCGACGAAGTGCCACAGTTCCTGAACGTCCTCCTCGGCGAGATGAGCGTCTCCGGCCCACGCCCGCACATGATCGAGCACGATGCTGAGTTCGCTAAGCTCCTCCGCAATTACTACTCCCGCCACTACGTGAAGCCCGGCATCACCGGCCTCGCGCAGAGCAAAGGCTTCCGCGGCGAGATCTCCGAAGTTTCCCTCCTCGAAAAACGTGTCGGCTACGATCTGGTTTACATCAACAACTGGTCGCTCCTCCTCGACATCAAGATCCTCTTCGCGACCGCCTGGCAGGTCATCTTCCCTCCAAAGACCGCTTACTAA
- the pyrR gene encoding bifunctional pyr operon transcriptional regulator/uracil phosphoribosyltransferase PyrR — protein sequence MPQNSRRPPAQYPSSLHQLTRIILSQKNLPNLTLPLTQRSSVPTSPKSLNPSEIHAAIDRLALAISERHPGSQKLLLLGIANGGITLARRLSALLPGSIVGTLDISFHRDDITRNPIPKEFAPTHIPVDVRGATVILVDDVLFSGRTVKAALDELFDHGRPTQVELAVLVDRGHHRLPLTADYIGLTLTTLPTQKVVVTLDAANPKRDTIRLEAARADSAS from the coding sequence GTGCCCCAAAACTCCCGCCGCCCACCCGCACAATACCCCTCCTCACTGCATCAACTCACCCGCATCATTCTCTCCCAAAAAAACCTTCCCAACCTCACCCTCCCGCTGACACAACGCTCCTCCGTGCCCACGTCTCCCAAGAGCCTCAATCCCTCCGAGATTCACGCCGCCATCGACCGGCTCGCCCTCGCCATTTCCGAACGCCACCCCGGCTCGCAAAAACTGCTTCTCCTCGGCATCGCCAACGGCGGCATCACCCTCGCCCGCCGTCTCTCCGCCCTGCTTCCCGGCTCCATCGTCGGCACGCTCGACATCTCCTTCCACCGCGACGACATCACCCGCAATCCCATCCCCAAGGAATTCGCCCCCACCCACATCCCCGTCGATGTCCGCGGCGCGACCGTGATCCTCGTCGACGACGTCCTCTTCTCCGGCCGCACCGTCAAAGCCGCCCTCGACGAACTCTTCGACCACGGCCGCCCCACCCAGGTCGAACTCGCCGTCCTCGTTGACCGCGGCCACCACCGCCTCCCTCTCACCGCCGACTACATCGGCCTCACGCTGACCACGCTTCCCACACAAAAAGTCGTCGTCACCCTCGACGCCGCCAATCCGAAGCGCGACACCATCCGCCTCGAAGCCGCCCGCGCCGACTCCGCCTCCTGA
- a CDS encoding aspartate carbamoyltransferase catalytic subunit has translation MPWTRRHLITLEELSLAEIDQIHATATAFKKILGRSVKKVPALRGKTIVNLFLEPSTRTRMAFDMAAKRLSADVISLDGASSSTTKGETLRDTAENIQALNADMIIIRHAASGSPLYLSNILDIPVINAGDGAHEHPTQGLLDTFTMKEHLGSLKGRKVVILGDILFSRVARSNIHALTKMGANVTLVGPATLVPHWFTDLGVKVSHDLKSALADAEVVMLLRIQHERQSSGHFPSLGEYTSMFGLNKTRASWLNPKAIIMHPGPINRGVEIDSELADGDRSVILEQVSNGIAVRMAVLYLCSGGQPESVVTTD, from the coding sequence ATGCCCTGGACGCGCCGCCACCTCATCACCCTCGAAGAACTCTCGCTCGCCGAGATCGACCAGATCCACGCCACCGCCACCGCCTTCAAAAAGATCCTCGGCCGCAGCGTGAAAAAAGTCCCCGCCCTCCGCGGCAAGACCATCGTCAACCTCTTCCTCGAACCCAGCACGCGAACCCGCATGGCCTTCGACATGGCCGCCAAACGCCTCAGCGCCGACGTCATCTCCCTCGACGGTGCCAGCTCGAGCACCACCAAAGGCGAAACCCTTCGCGACACCGCGGAAAACATTCAGGCGCTCAACGCCGACATGATCATCATCCGCCACGCCGCCTCCGGCTCCCCGCTCTACCTCAGCAACATCCTCGACATCCCCGTCATCAACGCCGGCGACGGCGCTCACGAGCATCCCACCCAAGGTCTCCTCGACACCTTCACCATGAAGGAGCACCTCGGCTCCCTCAAAGGCCGCAAGGTCGTCATCCTCGGCGACATCCTCTTCAGCCGCGTCGCCCGCTCGAATATCCACGCCCTCACCAAAATGGGCGCCAACGTCACCCTCGTCGGTCCTGCTACGCTCGTCCCTCACTGGTTCACCGACCTTGGCGTCAAAGTCTCCCACGACCTCAAGAGCGCCCTCGCCGACGCCGAGGTCGTCATGCTTCTCCGCATACAGCACGAGCGTCAGTCCAGTGGCCACTTCCCCTCGCTCGGCGAATACACGAGCATGTTTGGCCTCAACAAAACCCGCGCCAGCTGGCTCAACCCCAAAGCCATCATCATGCATCCCGGCCCGATCAACCGCGGCGTCGAGATCGACAGCGAACTCGCCGACGGCGACCGCAGCGTGATCCTCGAACAAGTCTCCAACGGCATCGCCGTCCGCATGGCCGTCCTCTACCTCTGCTCCGGCGGCCAGCCCGAATCCGTCGTAACCACCGACTAA
- a CDS encoding dihydroorotase: MPALWIQNARVIDPASKRDSLGDLFIANGKIAASLSAADKKRAKKIDAKGLIACPGLVDIHVHFREPGQMHKETIETGSRAAAAGGFTSVVCMPNTAPVADSAGTIQLIKDSITRTSCIRVYPTGCITVGMKGQTLAPIGSLKRAGVVAITDDGDCVQSNELMRRAVEYAKMFDLPIMDHCQDHSMTVGAVMNEGIMSTRLGLKGWPHAAEDIIVSRNVILATYTGAHIHMQHISSKNSVEILRRAKARGVSVTAEATPHHIALTDETLATYDTNFKMNPPLRTEDDRIAIIEGLRDGTLDCLATDHAPHTDYEKDKEFDFAPNGILGLETALAVSLDVLVRQSKFKLPYVIDLFTRKAAKIVNLPAGNLAEGAAADICLFDPEEKWTYDAKAGFSKSSNSPWHGKTLTGRVKTTFVEGRIVFENGKIK; this comes from the coding sequence ATGCCCGCTCTCTGGATTCAAAACGCCCGCGTCATCGATCCCGCTTCCAAGCGTGACTCCCTCGGCGACCTATTCATCGCCAACGGCAAAATCGCCGCCTCGCTCTCCGCCGCCGACAAAAAGCGCGCGAAGAAAATCGACGCCAAGGGCCTCATCGCCTGCCCCGGCCTCGTCGACATTCATGTCCACTTCCGCGAGCCCGGCCAGATGCACAAGGAAACCATCGAGACCGGCTCCCGCGCCGCCGCCGCCGGTGGTTTCACCTCGGTCGTCTGCATGCCCAACACCGCCCCCGTCGCCGATAGCGCGGGCACGATCCAGCTCATTAAGGACTCCATCACCCGCACGTCCTGTATCCGTGTTTACCCCACCGGTTGCATCACCGTTGGTATGAAGGGCCAGACCCTCGCCCCCATCGGCTCGCTCAAACGCGCCGGCGTCGTCGCCATCACCGACGACGGCGACTGCGTCCAGTCCAACGAGCTCATGCGCCGCGCCGTCGAGTACGCCAAGATGTTCGACCTCCCGATCATGGACCACTGCCAGGACCACTCCATGACCGTCGGTGCCGTCATGAACGAGGGAATCATGTCCACCCGCCTCGGCCTCAAGGGCTGGCCCCACGCCGCCGAGGACATCATCGTCTCGCGCAACGTCATCCTCGCCACCTACACCGGCGCGCACATCCACATGCAGCACATCTCGTCGAAAAACTCCGTCGAGATCCTCCGCCGTGCCAAAGCCCGCGGCGTCAGCGTCACCGCCGAGGCCACACCGCATCACATCGCGCTCACCGACGAAACCCTCGCGACGTACGACACCAACTTTAAGATGAATCCTCCTCTCCGCACCGAGGACGACCGCATCGCCATCATCGAAGGCCTGCGCGACGGCACCCTGGACTGCCTTGCCACCGACCACGCCCCGCACACCGACTACGAGAAAGACAAGGAATTCGACTTCGCCCCCAACGGTATCCTCGGCTTGGAGACCGCCCTCGCCGTCTCGCTCGACGTCCTTGTCCGCCAGAGCAAATTCAAGCTCCCCTACGTCATCGACCTCTTCACGCGCAAAGCCGCAAAGATCGTCAACCTACCCGCCGGCAACCTCGCCGAAGGCGCCGCCGCCGACATCTGTCTCTTCGACCCCGAAGAGAAATGGACCTACGACGCCAAAGCCGGCTTCAGCAAATCCAGCAACTCCCCCTGGCACGGCAAAACCCTCACCGGCCGCGTGAAAACCACGTTCGTCGAAGGCCGCATCGTCTTCGAAAACGGCAAAATCAAGTAA
- a CDS encoding serine/threonine protein kinase, translated as MTTPPNPSAVVKAAAASPIPAMAWETLATGTRWLEAYQVGEALPDAVAAKCFVAVQIATGNDVVIRGLRVMDERRAGAWKRLCAEGGEGQMGWLRPLEVFESDGRRIEVMLAGPAMTLREWGMERRVTLDEVRVLVRHLAGALNALHAGGVVHLNLRPEAVRVLDKNGPHVILAGLELAVAVTGETGSAGAGGVGGEGGGHVVLHGNPFYAPPEAVGLFKHVADRGLMAWDWWTLGRLVQELVLGRHVFGELWQRDVSRETEELMTRAEAVLAEQEGMTRAGAVEHMPASVEAEIVRLLRGLLASCRDGRWGFEQVQRWLAGEPVRDRYELSRHDRLFERQERLFTVPEAAELFGGAEAWEEGLGDLFAEEGSGRAGGLRAFLAENPEQAKAREQLEAVLKLEQSTALQTLPEGVRREMVACVAWAQLGKGIVAARWRGRVIDAVLIREWLRDEAQPSGAARVRGAINAVLSEAIGAGDADTGRWLGGYAHDFEAAVAWASARGCAVDSPAAELALLRSLFEPEDALERTHAGMKQLYACSRETVVEALFKKSAPTRYERVLVVFSGSEAVRFGYVTHAQWREERYAELRARAQRMVEALYWVRLGSAMRAGPVVFGTWVWLAVVVAIPVGAAIYAGRWSEAVVWGVGTVVVVLGARVGWWLAKRRDLAKRIAAGKAWRFFDGARRCQREAECVIGGGAVGTEAGLRAGLAEANGGIATLGFEPARSVVVAAGRPVGTWVVATMSWLVLASVLGVSGASLKEGIAKRREAVVAAQIDEKGAGKSGEERRKVEPWEIQTKEAAGVAETERVAEAVAATAEEAPQEIVRVAWPFKMTREAVTMKVRRFVEATEEQVAAAEAAEADLKRRYDEKTVAVMVAVRVPVASGYGLMLYDGKAGKFANRTVYEVAFNPIARSWLEIGGVRAFYLGAR; from the coding sequence ATGACCACCCCACCCAATCCCTCCGCAGTCGTGAAGGCCGCAGCGGCGTCGCCCATTCCGGCGATGGCGTGGGAGACGCTCGCGACCGGAACGCGCTGGCTGGAGGCGTATCAGGTCGGGGAGGCGCTGCCGGATGCGGTGGCGGCGAAGTGTTTTGTGGCGGTGCAGATCGCGACGGGAAATGACGTGGTGATCCGGGGATTGCGTGTGATGGATGAGCGGAGGGCGGGGGCGTGGAAGCGGCTGTGCGCGGAGGGCGGGGAGGGGCAGATGGGGTGGCTGAGGCCGCTGGAGGTTTTCGAGAGCGACGGGCGGCGCATCGAGGTGATGCTGGCGGGGCCGGCGATGACGTTGCGCGAGTGGGGAATGGAGCGCCGGGTGACGTTGGACGAAGTGCGGGTGCTGGTGCGGCATCTGGCGGGGGCGTTGAACGCGTTGCACGCAGGCGGCGTGGTGCATCTGAATTTGAGACCGGAGGCTGTGCGCGTGCTGGATAAAAACGGGCCGCATGTGATTCTCGCGGGGCTGGAGCTGGCGGTGGCGGTGACGGGAGAGACGGGGAGCGCGGGCGCTGGTGGCGTCGGCGGTGAAGGAGGCGGGCATGTGGTGCTGCATGGGAATCCCTTTTACGCGCCGCCGGAAGCGGTGGGGCTTTTCAAGCATGTGGCGGATCGCGGGCTGATGGCGTGGGATTGGTGGACGTTGGGGCGGCTGGTGCAGGAGCTGGTGCTGGGGCGGCATGTATTCGGAGAGTTGTGGCAGCGGGATGTGTCGCGGGAGACGGAGGAGCTGATGACGCGGGCGGAGGCGGTGCTGGCGGAGCAGGAAGGGATGACGCGGGCGGGCGCGGTGGAGCATATGCCGGCATCGGTCGAGGCGGAGATCGTGCGGCTGCTGCGCGGATTGCTGGCGAGCTGCCGCGATGGGCGCTGGGGATTCGAGCAGGTGCAGCGCTGGCTGGCGGGGGAACCGGTGCGGGATCGCTATGAGCTTTCACGGCATGACCGGTTGTTCGAGAGGCAGGAAAGGTTGTTCACGGTGCCGGAGGCGGCTGAACTTTTTGGAGGCGCGGAGGCATGGGAGGAAGGCTTGGGCGACTTGTTTGCCGAGGAAGGGAGCGGACGTGCAGGGGGACTGAGGGCGTTTCTCGCGGAGAATCCGGAGCAGGCGAAGGCGCGCGAACAACTGGAGGCGGTGTTGAAACTGGAGCAGAGCACGGCGCTGCAAACGCTGCCGGAGGGCGTGCGGCGGGAGATGGTCGCGTGCGTGGCGTGGGCGCAGCTGGGCAAGGGAATCGTGGCGGCGCGGTGGCGCGGGCGGGTGATCGACGCGGTGCTGATCCGGGAGTGGTTGCGCGATGAGGCGCAGCCGTCGGGAGCGGCGCGGGTGCGCGGGGCGATCAACGCGGTGTTGAGCGAGGCGATCGGTGCTGGAGATGCGGATACGGGACGGTGGCTTGGCGGCTATGCACACGATTTCGAAGCGGCGGTGGCGTGGGCGTCGGCGCGCGGGTGTGCGGTGGATTCGCCGGCGGCGGAGCTGGCGTTGCTGCGGAGTTTATTCGAGCCGGAGGATGCGCTGGAGCGGACGCACGCGGGGATGAAGCAGTTGTACGCGTGCAGCCGTGAGACCGTGGTTGAGGCGTTGTTTAAGAAGAGCGCGCCGACGCGGTACGAGCGGGTGCTGGTGGTTTTTAGCGGGAGCGAGGCGGTGCGGTTTGGGTATGTGACGCATGCGCAGTGGAGAGAGGAGCGGTATGCGGAGTTGCGGGCGCGGGCGCAGCGGATGGTGGAGGCGCTTTATTGGGTGCGGCTGGGGAGCGCGATGCGGGCGGGGCCGGTGGTTTTTGGGACGTGGGTGTGGCTCGCGGTGGTGGTGGCGATTCCGGTGGGCGCTGCAATCTATGCGGGGCGTTGGAGCGAGGCGGTTGTGTGGGGCGTAGGGACGGTGGTGGTTGTGTTGGGCGCGAGGGTGGGCTGGTGGCTGGCGAAGCGTAGGGACTTGGCAAAGCGGATCGCAGCGGGGAAGGCGTGGAGATTTTTCGACGGAGCGAGGCGGTGTCAGCGGGAGGCGGAGTGCGTGATCGGCGGTGGAGCAGTGGGGACGGAGGCGGGATTGCGCGCAGGGCTGGCGGAGGCGAATGGGGGGATCGCTACGCTGGGGTTTGAGCCGGCGCGAAGTGTGGTGGTCGCGGCTGGCAGGCCGGTGGGGACGTGGGTGGTGGCGACGATGAGCTGGCTGGTGTTGGCGTCGGTGCTGGGCGTAAGCGGGGCTTCCTTGAAGGAGGGAATCGCGAAGAGGCGCGAGGCGGTGGTCGCTGCGCAGATCGATGAGAAGGGAGCGGGCAAGAGCGGCGAGGAACGGCGGAAAGTGGAGCCGTGGGAAATTCAGACGAAGGAAGCGGCGGGTGTCGCAGAGACGGAGCGCGTGGCGGAAGCGGTGGCGGCGACTGCGGAAGAAGCTCCGCAGGAGATCGTGCGGGTGGCGTGGCCGTTCAAGATGACGCGTGAGGCCGTGACAATGAAGGTGCGCAGGTTTGTGGAGGCGACGGAGGAGCAGGTCGCGGCGGCGGAAGCGGCGGAGGCGGACCTGAAGCGGCGCTACGACGAGAAGACGGTCGCCGTGATGGTGGCGGTGCGTGTGCCGGTGGCGTCGGGTTACGGACTGATGCTGTACGACGGGAAGGCGGGGAAGTTCGCGAACCGCACGGTATACGAAGTGGCGTTTAATCCGATCGCGCGCTCGTGGCTGGAGATCGGCGGGGTGCGGGCGTTTTATCTGGGGGCGAGGTGA
- a CDS encoding CPBP family intramembrane glutamic endopeptidase, producing MPDKLIVASALEAALVLSGLVLLWCFFLSPSARARASQPMPLPYWDIPGYVFGLTIVRLFGVAFIIQLLAASLLKKYAPDVPLDKGFGLLLSGFALQLGLLLGLGVSWVLLKSNRFQAQLNVAINPAAVQLPEPLPLSRIPFAGIATFLIMIALIAPIALLWPVLLEQFGHTPKPQEVVELFTAADSTAQLLSMMLFATIIAPITEELIFRFGIFRYLRGRVPRSVVFILPALMFAAAHQSLTAGLPLFVFGLIQAVAYERTGRIAVPMIAHGLFNLHTALFLMTGTDPYSALINRLAP from the coding sequence ATGCCGGATAAATTGATCGTCGCCAGCGCCCTCGAGGCCGCCCTCGTCCTCTCCGGACTCGTGCTGCTCTGGTGCTTCTTCCTAAGCCCGTCCGCCCGTGCGCGCGCCTCCCAGCCCATGCCTCTCCCTTATTGGGACATCCCCGGCTACGTCTTCGGCCTTACCATCGTCCGGCTTTTCGGTGTGGCCTTCATTATCCAGCTGCTGGCCGCCTCTCTGCTCAAAAAATATGCCCCCGATGTCCCGCTCGATAAAGGCTTCGGCCTCCTCCTGAGCGGCTTCGCGCTCCAGCTCGGCCTGCTCCTCGGTCTCGGCGTCAGCTGGGTGCTTCTGAAATCCAACCGCTTCCAAGCCCAGCTTAATGTCGCCATCAACCCGGCTGCGGTACAACTGCCCGAGCCGCTCCCCCTGTCGCGAATCCCCTTCGCCGGCATCGCGACCTTCCTGATCATGATCGCGCTCATTGCGCCGATCGCCCTCCTCTGGCCAGTCCTGCTAGAGCAGTTCGGCCATACGCCAAAGCCCCAGGAAGTCGTCGAGCTTTTCACCGCCGCCGACTCTACCGCACAGCTCCTCTCGATGATGCTGTTCGCCACCATCATCGCACCGATCACCGAAGAACTGATCTTCCGCTTCGGCATCTTCCGCTACCTGCGCGGCCGCGTTCCCCGCTCCGTTGTTTTCATTCTCCCTGCCCTGATGTTCGCCGCTGCCCACCAAAGCCTCACGGCCGGACTCCCGCTCTTCGTCTTCGGCCTCATCCAGGCCGTCGCCTACGAACGCACCGGACGCATCGCCGTCCCCATGATAGCGCACGGCCTCTTCAATCTGCACACCGCGCTCTTCCTCATGACCGGCACCGATCCCTATTCGGCTTTGATCAACCGGCTCGCGCCATGA